GCTTTATCAATGACTTGTCGGCCGACGCGGGGCAATTTCGGATTTTATGGAATCCATTTGGCACGTCGGGCAAAACACTGGCACGATGTCACCATGGCCGCGGCGCGCCAGCCGGAATATTCGCGATCAATGCTCGCGGCTCGGCGCCCATTCCAGCGCCCGCAGACGGGCCTGCGCGATCTCCCCGCGTGTCATCTTGGTGGTGACGGCATCGCGGATCCGGGCCCGCGACTCCCGCACCGGCGGCGGTGCGGCAGCCGTCGACAGGTTGAGCCATTTGGAGGCCTCGACGATGTCCTGCGGCACGCCCTGGCCGCGGTCATAGAGCAGGCCCAGCGAATATTGCGCGCGGCTGTCGCCCTGCTCCGCCGCGCGGCGGTACCACATCGCGGCTTCCGTGTAGTTCATCGGCACGCCGCGGCCGGTCTCGAACAGGAAGCCGAGATAGGTCTGCGCCGGCGCATTGCCGCGCTCGGCGAGCGGAATGAAGATGCGGGAAGCCGTCACATAGTCCTGACGCTGGAACGCGGCGACGCCCTGGCGGAACGACTGGGCGTGGGCACCGGTGGCACCCATAAGCATCCAGCCGGCGACGCCGAGCAACATGAGCATGTGTCGCAGCGGCCGCCCGCCGTAGCTCGCAGCCTGATCGAGCCCAATCTTCCTCATCATGCAGCATCCCCGCCTATCACGCGGCAGCAGGCTATTCCGAACACATGACAGTATCCATACGCCTCGCGATGCAATGCTGCATCTTGCCTGCGATACGGTGATGCCGATCGTCATGACGCCGCGCATCGCGCGGCGCAGGATCGCGCCGGACGCGCTACTTGCCCTTCCAGACGGGCGTACGCTTGTTGAGGAAAGCGTCCATGCCTTCGCGAAAATCTTCGCTCATATAGGCCTTGAGGATCAGATCCTCGCCTTCCTCGCGCGACAGCGTGCGGCGGATGCGGCGCACCGCTTCCTTGGTGGCTTCGAGCGTCAGCGGCGCGTGGCTGGCGACGAGCTTTGCGGTCTCGTCGGCGCGGCGCTGGAGCGTCTCGACGTCGGGCACCACCTCATTCAGCAGGCCGAGCGCAAGCGCTTCCGGCGCCTCGACGAGGCGCGCCTTGAAGATCAGATCCTTGGTGCGGGCCGGTCCCACCAGCGCGACGACGCGACTGATGTTGGACATCGAAAGGCAATTGCCGAGCGTGCGCGCGATCGGAAAGCCCATGCGCGTCGTTTCGGTCCCGATGCGCAAGTCGCAGCAGGCCGCAATGCCGGCACCGCCGCCGGTGCAGGCGCCCGCGATCGCCGCGATCACCGGCACGCGGCACTGCTCGAGCGTGCCGAGCACGCGGTCGATACGGGCCTCGTAGTCGAGCGCGTCCTGCGCGGTCTTGAACGCTCGGAATTGCGAAATGTCGGTGCCGGAGGCGAAGGCCTTGTCGCCGGCGCCGGTGAGGATCAGCGCCTTGATCGATCGGTCGGCGTTGATCTCCTGGCAGATCTCCGCCATGCGGTCATACATGGCGAAGGTCATTGCGTTGCGCGCCTGGGGGCGGTTGAAGGTGATCCGCGCGATGCCGTCCGTGACGGAGTAGAGCAGGTCTTCGTTGGCAGTCGTCGGTGCGTTCATCGCGCGCTCACTTTCTTAGGTTGGTTCAGGCCGCCTGAACCTTACGCCACCTGGGCCTTGGTCATCGGCACCACGTCGCGTCCCTTCAGGACGTCCATGGCCGCCAGCACGCCGCCGCTCCGGTGCGGGATCTTTGCAAGATCGAGGCCCATCTCGACGCCGGCGAGCGTGCCCATCAGCATCAGATCGTTGAAATGGCCGATATGACCGATGCGGAACACCTTGCCCTTGACCTTGTTCAGGCCGGTGCCGAGCGACATGTCGAAATTCTCAAGCACGACCTTGCGGAAGGCGTCGGCGTCGTGTCCTTCCGGCACGCGCACACCGGTCAGAGCGGGCGAATGCGCGGCGGGATCGGCGCACTGCGTCTCGAGGCCCCAGACCTTGACCGCGGCGCGCGTCGCCGCGCTGTGACGCTTGTGGCGGGCCCAGACGTTCTCGAGGCCCTCCTCCTCCAGCATCTTCACCGCTTCGCGCAGGCCGTAGAGCAGATTGGTCGCCGGCGTATAGGGGAAGGTGCCGAGCTTGTTGAAGCTGATCACTTCCTGCCAGTCCCAATAGGAGCGCATGCCCGGATTGGCTTTGGCGACGTTGAGCGCCTTCTCCGACACGGCGTTGAAGCCGAGGCCCGGCGGCAGCATCAGGCCCTTCTGCGAGCCCGCAACCGAGACGTCGATGCCCCAGGCGTCGTGCTCGTATTCCATCGAGCCGAGGCCGGAGATGGTGTCGACCATCAGCAGCGCCGGGTGCTTCACGCGATCGAGGATCTTGCGCACCTCCAGGGGCGGCGTCACGCAGCCGGTCGAGGTCTCGTTGTGGACGACGCAGACCGCCTTGATCTTGTGCTGCTTGTCGGCGGCCAGGCGCGTCTCGATCTCGGCGAGGTCGGCGCCGTGGCGCCAGTCGCTCGGGATGAAGTCGACGTCGAGCTTGAACTTGTCGGCGATGCCGCGCCACAGCGCGGCGAACTGGCCGGTCTCGCACATCAAGACCTTGTCGCCGGGCGCGAACACGTTGACCATCGCCGCTTCCCAGGCGCCGGTACCGGACGAGGGGAAGATGATCACGGGCTGCTTGGTGCGGAACACGCGCTGCATCGCGGCGAGGACGGCGAAACCGAGCTCGGCGAACTCCGGACCGCGATGGTCCAGCGTCGGCATGTCCATCGCCCGCAGCACGCGGTCGGGCACATTGGTCGGTCCTGGAATCTGTAAGAAATGCCTTCCAGTATGCACGGTCATCGGCGTCCTTCCCGGTCTAGCCTTGATTTTGGTGGCCGCCGAATAGCACCATTTGACCGGCTTGTCCCCTCTCCTAAAGACGTCTCCCATGCATAACCGGCGGGCCCCCCGCCGCCCCTATTTCCACAGCGTCGTGGCCGGGCTTGTCCCGGCCGTCCTCGCCTTGCCCCGCAGCGCGAAGAACGTGGATGCCCGGGCCTTCGCCGCGCCGAAGCGGCTTCGGCCGCGCAGGCGGGACAAAGCCCGGGCATGACGGGCAATTGTGAACGCCCCTACTCCGCAGCCACCACCCGGCCTGAGGGCAGTTGGCCCTCGCCTCGGTGAACGGGCGTTCCGGATGCATCAGGAAGGCCGAGACGCCGCCGAGCAGCAAAAGGCCCATCGACATCAGGAACGGCAGGTACCAGTTGCCGGTCGTGTCGATCACGAAGCCGGCAACCAGCGGGGAGACGATGGCGGCGAAGGCCGAGCCCGTGTTCATGATTCCCGACGCGGTACCCGAATATTTCGGGGCGATGTCCATCGGGATCGACCACATCGGGCCGATCACGAGCTCGGCGCAGAAGAAGCCCGCCGACAGGCACAGCGCGACGATCGTGATGTCGTGGACAAACAGGATCGGAAACAGCGAGAGCAGCGCCCCCGTAAACCCTGTTACGGTGACGCTGAGCCGCGCCAGGCGGACATTGCCGGTGCGGTCGAGGATCTTGTCCGACAGCACGCCGCCGACGCTGTCGCCGACGCCGGCGAAGAACACGCCGGAGGCGAACAGCGCCGAGTTCTTGATGTCGAGATTGTAGTTGTTCTTGAAGAACAGCGGCAGCCAGTTCAGATACAGCCACAGGCACCAGCCGTAGCAGAAATAGGTCAGCGTCACCGGCCACATCCGCCCGAGCAGCGGGCCCCAGGGCACGCGCGGCCGCTCGCCGGTCGGGCGTGGCGGCAGCGCCGCGAGCTCGGCCTCGGTGGATCGAGGCGTGGTCCTTCGGCTCGTTGCGGAAGTACCAGACCCAGATCACGCCCCAGATCAGGCTCACGAAACCGAGCACGACGAAGGCGCCGCGCCAGGTCAGCCAGAGGATCAAGAGCGCCACCACCGGCGGCGTCACGGCATTGCCGAGCCGGGCGAAGGAATGGGTCAGGCCTTGCGCGAAGCCGCGGCGGTTCGCGGGCGTCCAATATTGCATCGCGCGTGTCGCGGTGGGGAACGTCGCCCCCTCGCCGAAACCGAGCGCAAAGCGCGCGACGAACAGCGCCGCGAGCCCGTTGACGAAGCCGGTCATGATGGTGGCGGCCGCCCAGATCATGCCACACCAGAACAGCGTCTTGCGCGGGCCGAAATGATCGCCGACCCAGCCGCCGATCACCTGGAACAAGAGATAGGGATAGGCGAAGGCGGAGAAGACGAGGCCGAGCTGGGTATTGGAGAGACCCAGCTCCTTCTGGATCTCGCTCGCGGCGGTGCCGATGTTCACCCGGTCGACATAGGTGATGAAATACATCGCGCAGAGCATCGCCAGCACGACATGCGTCGCCTTGAACCGAATTCCCATCTCCACCCCTCCCTGATTGCTTGTTATGATTTTCAGCCGCGTGTCCCGCGCGGCTTAAGTGCCGACCACTTTCAGA
The genomic region above belongs to Bradyrhizobium arachidis and contains:
- a CDS encoding pyridoxal-phosphate-dependent aminotransferase family protein; its protein translation is MTVHTGRHFLQIPGPTNVPDRVLRAMDMPTLDHRGPEFAELGFAVLAAMQRVFRTKQPVIIFPSSGTGAWEAAMVNVFAPGDKVLMCETGQFAALWRGIADKFKLDVDFIPSDWRHGADLAEIETRLAADKQHKIKAVCVVHNETSTGCVTPPLEVRKILDRVKHPALLMVDTISGLGSMEYEHDAWGIDVSVAGSQKGLMLPPGLGFNAVSEKALNVAKANPGMRSYWDWQEVISFNKLGTFPYTPATNLLYGLREAVKMLEEEGLENVWARHKRHSAATRAAVKVWGLETQCADPAAHSPALTGVRVPEGHDADAFRKVVLENFDMSLGTGLNKVKGKVFRIGHIGHFNDLMLMGTLAGVEMGLDLAKIPHRSGGVLAAMDVLKGRDVVPMTKAQVA
- a CDS encoding tetratricopeptide repeat protein, producing the protein MMRKIGLDQAASYGGRPLRHMLMLLGVAGWMLMGATGAHAQSFRQGVAAFQRQDYVTASRIFIPLAERGNAPAQTYLGFLFETGRGVPMNYTEAAMWYRRAAEQGDSRAQYSLGLLYDRGQGVPQDIVEASKWLNLSTAAAPPPVRESRARIRDAVTTKMTRGEIAQARLRALEWAPSREH
- a CDS encoding enoyl-CoA hydratase/isomerase family protein, with the translated sequence MNAPTTANEDLLYSVTDGIARITFNRPQARNAMTFAMYDRMAEICQEINADRSIKALILTGAGDKAFASGTDISQFRAFKTAQDALDYEARIDRVLGTLEQCRVPVIAAIAGACTGGGAGIAACCDLRIGTETTRMGFPIARTLGNCLSMSNISRVVALVGPARTKDLIFKARLVEAPEALALGLLNEVVPDVETLQRRADETAKLVASHAPLTLEATKEAVRRIRRTLSREEGEDLILKAYMSEDFREGMDAFLNKRTPVWKGK